The genomic segment CTGGGAACAAGCCGCGGCGCATGTCACACGCGGCGCCTCCCTATTTATCTATCTCCGCCAGGTGGATGTTTATATACACGCGGCCCCGCCTCGCCATGCCGGTTCTCCTGAGGAGTAAGGCGCATGGGCTTGTGGTCACTCGTAAGAATCTGAACTACGAGGGGTCTCTCACCCTGGGGGTGGATATCATGAGGGCCGCGGGGTTCCACCGCCTTGAGAGAGTGGAGGTTTACAACGTGACTAACGGGGCTAGGTTCTCCACTTACCTACTGGAGGGGCCCGAGGGTGTCGTGGAGCTTAACGGCGCGGCGGCGAGGCTTGGGGAGGTCGGCGATGTGATTATCGTCACGAGCTACGAATGTGTACAGGATGTGTCTAGCCACGTGGCTACGGTGGCTATCTTTAGGGGGAATAAGCTGGTGGAGGTGCGGCGTGTCAAAGCGTGAAGCGGACGCCTGAGGCCCCCGTGGAGGTCTTGTATCTTGTCCACCTGGCGTAGTACTCCAACAGCTTCTCTGGGTCTTTTGTAAAGAGGTCTCTTATGTCGTCTATGCCGAGTAGTATCATGGCGATTCTGTCGAGGCCCCAGCCCCACGCCAGCACTCTGCTCTTCTTGACGCCTAGGGGCTCGGTGACTTCTGGCCGGAAGACGCCGGCGCCTCCGAACTCCACCCAGCCCAGCCTCGGGTGCTCTGCGTAGACCTCCACGGAGGGGGAGGTGAAGGGGAAGTAGGCGGGTCTGAACCTCACCCTGGCCATCCCCAGGGCTTTGGCTATCTGCTCCAGCTGGCCTAGCAGGTGTTTGAAGGTGAGGCCGGGCCCCACGACGATGCCGTCTAGCTGGTGGAACTCCATGCTGTGCTTCGGGTCGAGCTTCTCCGGCCTGAAGACTCTCCCAATTGTAAACACCTTGTACTCGCCTTCGCCCCTCTCCGCCAGTGCCCTAATGGTCGTCGCCGTTGTCTGAGTCCTCAGAACTGGGTTAAGCGCCTTGGCTCTGTCCCACCTGTAGCGCCACTTCTCCTCGTGGACTCTCCCCACGGCCTCCAGGAGGTGCTCCGGCACGTGCTCCACCGGGCCTCCCCACTGTACGTAGAATGTGTCGTGCACCTCCCTCGCCGGGTGGTCCTGCGCCTGGAACAGGGCGTCGAAGTTCCAGAACTCCACCTCCAGCACCGGGCCCCTCACCTCTTCGAACCCCAGCCCCACCATCACCTCCCTAACGTAGTCGAGAAACTCGTTGAAGAAGTGGGGCACCGGGGCTGGGTACTCGGGGGGCTCAACGCCTAGGTCAAACGGCTTGAGCACGTACGTACGCCACCTCCCGGTGGCGATATCCTCGGAACTTAATGCAGTGACGAAATCAAAAATCTGTATGTACTCTTTGAATTCTATTACCTTTACCTTTTTTACATAGATTTTTGTTCTTTCTCTTCTCTCTACCAATTTCCTTTTGATGAATTCCTCTATGTACTCTCGCGGGGCGTTATCTAGCGACTTAAGCGCATTTTGCTTTTTTTCAAGTGTATCTATGATACGGGTGTACGTCTCTCTGTCAAGCTCTATGACGCCTCCGCGCGGCCTCACGCCGTATTTTGCTAAATTAGCCAGAGCTATCTGAGCCTCGGGGCCCCTCGGCACTGTAGCCACGCACCTATCTCCACTGCACTCCGCAGATTTTAGAAGCTTGTACTCCGGGAGGCCCTCTACAGCTCTCACACGGCCTTCGTCTGTCAACACATACGCAACTTCAGTCTCCTTTTTTACATCTAGAAGTCCCTTGGCGCGGCCCTCCTCGACGTAGCGCATGAGGCTCTCCGGGGGCACCCCCAGCTCAGCCGCTATGTCGTCTAGGAGGCGCCAGTCCTCAGCGCGTTTTATAATTTCGTAAAGAGTAGGCGGTAAAACGAGCATGTGGTCTAAAAATCTTGTCTTTAAGTATGTACTACCTGCCCCTAATGAGGGAGATGGGGATCTCCTCTTCTTTCTCCTCCTCCTTGGGTATCTTGGCTTTGAAAACCTCTTTGTACAGCAAGTCGCGGAGGGCTGCCCTAATGGCCTCGCTACGGTTGGGGAAGATCCCCCTCCTCACAAGCTCGTCGAGCTCCTCCAGCATCTTTTTAGGGACGTGCACCGAGATCAGCGACATCTTGTCTTGATTCTTGCTCCTCGGCATGTCTAGTGGAGATACCTGCGTTAATAAAGGTCATCTCCAGGTAATACCGCTGTACTATTCCTGCGTCTTGGGTTTGGCGGTGGAGAGGGCTTTTATGAGCTGTTCCAACACCTTGTACTTGGGCAGTGTGGAGAGCTTCTTGGCGAGCCTCCTCAGCCTCTCGGCGTCTCCCGCCGTGATCGCCTTGGGCCGCCCCTCGTTGTCGTAGGCGTACCACTTCCCCTTCTCGTATATATACCCCACGTCGCCCATGTACACCTCGGCGTAGAGCCCTCTTCTCTTCGACTCGGCGAATACAACGATGTCGTCTATTTCAAGCTCCATATAGGTGTTGCGGAGGACCATGCGGAGAAACGGAGCCCTGAGCCTCACGGTAGCACAGAGGTTGGCAATTTTAAAAAGGTAACTGTCAAGAGGACTCGAGAGGCTGGCCTACGCCGACGGTGTTGCCCACCCCGATGACAAGTACGGACTCCCCCGGCGCCACGTTGCTGGAGATAAACTCCAGCACCCTCTTAGTAGTGTGGTTGACTGCGTTGTATATCTCGCTTGTCATGGTGGTGAGCGCCTCGGACTGCCTCATCTTTATGAGAAAGGCGTACAGCGGCACGCCGTACTTCGTGGCGTACGACTCTATGTTGAACTTCTCCACGCCGACGCCGCCCATGGCCATCCCGATGCCCTCCGCCACTTCGCCGGTCTTTTCCCCCTCCAGTCTCAACGCGGCGTCTATACTCACTATGTACTTCGGCTTGGCGCCCAGCTTCTGGAATACGTACTCCACAGCCTCGTCGAGGCGGCCCACTGTGCTACCCGGCCCCCGGGCCTTGATCACGTAGAGGCGCCTGCCGTCGTACATGCACTCAGCCACCACCGTGTCTTTGACGTCGTTGTGGTACACAGGTGCCCCGCACTGGTTGAGTATGTT from the Pyrobaculum sp. 3827-6 genome contains:
- a CDS encoding aspartate 1-decarboxylase, with the protein product MPVLLRSKAHGLVVTRKNLNYEGSLTLGVDIMRAAGFHRLERVEVYNVTNGARFSTYLLEGPEGVVELNGAAARLGEVGDVIIVTSYECVQDVSSHVATVAIFRGNKLVEVRRVKA
- a CDS encoding phenylalanine--tRNA ligase subunit alpha, coding for MLVLPPTLYEIIKRAEDWRLLDDIAAELGVPPESLMRYVEEGRAKGLLDVKKETEVAYVLTDEGRVRAVEGLPEYKLLKSAECSGDRCVATVPRGPEAQIALANLAKYGVRPRGGVIELDRETYTRIIDTLEKKQNALKSLDNAPREYIEEFIKRKLVERRERTKIYVKKVKVIEFKEYIQIFDFVTALSSEDIATGRWRTYVLKPFDLGVEPPEYPAPVPHFFNEFLDYVREVMVGLGFEEVRGPVLEVEFWNFDALFQAQDHPAREVHDTFYVQWGGPVEHVPEHLLEAVGRVHEEKWRYRWDRAKALNPVLRTQTTATTIRALAERGEGEYKVFTIGRVFRPEKLDPKHSMEFHQLDGIVVGPGLTFKHLLGQLEQIAKALGMARVRFRPAYFPFTSPSVEVYAEHPRLGWVEFGGAGVFRPEVTEPLGVKKSRVLAWGWGLDRIAMILLGIDDIRDLFTKDPEKLLEYYARWTRYKTSTGASGVRFTL
- a CDS encoding ribbon-helix-helix domain-containing protein — protein: MPRSKNQDKMSLISVHVPKKMLEELDELVRRGIFPNRSEAIRAALRDLLYKEVFKAKIPKEEEKEEEIPISLIRGR